From bacterium, a single genomic window includes:
- a CDS encoding carbohydrate kinase family protein produces MGFEKRFDVIAVGDLNVDLILAIEELPQFGREVLARTMSRHPGGVAANFAAYCARLGLRVALVARVGDDEFGPFLTESMERVGVCTNYVKVDEELRTGTTVSLSGPHDRAFVTYLGTIDSLTGPDIPDALLAQTRFMHVGSIFMQTKLQPDLPGLFGRAAQVGVVTSLDTGYDPYERWDSGLWELLPQVDLFLPNEVEVTHLGRLDDPLQAAAALPQPRVGTALKLGAEGSRFVQADRMLAAPVFGVQMIDTTCCGDAFDAGFIAAWLDGQEPQECLRWGNAVGALVGSGPGNMMAAVSREAVERVLATGAVAS; encoded by the coding sequence ATGGGCTTTGAGAAGCGCTTCGATGTCATCGCCGTCGGTGACCTGAATGTAGACCTCATCCTCGCCATCGAGGAGCTGCCGCAGTTCGGTCGCGAGGTGCTGGCGCGGACGATGAGCCGCCACCCCGGCGGGGTGGCCGCGAACTTCGCGGCGTATTGCGCTCGCCTCGGCCTGCGGGTGGCGCTGGTGGCGCGCGTGGGTGATGACGAGTTCGGCCCGTTCCTCACCGAGAGCATGGAGCGCGTAGGGGTGTGCACGAATTACGTCAAGGTGGACGAGGAGCTGCGCACCGGGACGACCGTTTCGCTCTCGGGGCCGCATGACCGCGCCTTCGTCACCTACCTGGGCACCATCGACTCGCTCACCGGCCCGGACATTCCGGATGCCCTGCTGGCGCAGACGCGATTCATGCACGTCGGGAGCATCTTCATGCAGACGAAGCTGCAGCCCGACCTGCCCGGGCTGTTCGGCCGGGCTGCCCAGGTCGGGGTAGTGACCTCGCTGGATACCGGCTACGACCCGTATGAGCGGTGGGACAGCGGCCTGTGGGAGCTGCTGCCGCAGGTGGACCTGTTTCTGCCCAACGAGGTGGAGGTCACGCACCTGGGCCGCCTGGATGACCCGCTGCAGGCCGCCGCGGCCCTGCCGCAGCCGCGCGTGGGCACGGCCCTGAAGCTCGGCGCGGAGGGTTCACGCTTCGTGCAGGCGGACCGCATGCTGGCCGCGCCGGTCTTCGGCGTGCAGATGATAGACACGACGTGTTGCGGTGATGCCTTCGACGCGGGGTTCATCGCGGCGTGGCTCGACGGTCAGGAGCCGCAGGAATGCCTGCGCTGGGGCAACGCCGTGGGAGCGCTGGTAGGCTCGGGGCCGGGCAACATGATGGCAGCGGTATCGCGCGAAGCGGTCGAGCGCGTGCTGGCGACGGGCGCGGTCGCGTCGTAG
- a CDS encoding TIGR04076 family protein produces MQARVRITVMKRLLLEDMVADTATGRWQACDKLTEGQEFISDTNMPEGFCSWAWVDIQKYVITLARGGNFIGSRPGCTVACCSDGYRPVIFKLERIEET; encoded by the coding sequence ATGCAGGCCAGGGTCCGCATCACCGTCATGAAGCGCCTGTTGCTCGAGGACATGGTGGCCGACACCGCGACAGGACGTTGGCAGGCCTGCGACAAGCTTACCGAGGGCCAGGAGTTCATCTCCGACACGAACATGCCCGAGGGCTTCTGCTCGTGGGCGTGGGTGGACATCCAGAAGTATGTCATCACGTTGGCGCGGGGCGGGAACTTCATCGGCTCGCGCCCCGGGTGCACCGTCGCCTGCTGCAGCGACGGCTACCGCCCGGTTATCTTCAAGCTGGAACGTATCGAGGAGACTTGA
- a CDS encoding response regulator transcription factor, translated as MDKETVLLIEDHEADRKMVATALEKEGYRVEAVTTGEQGLEALAQQRPNLVLLDLMLPGMDGLEVCRQIRGKSDLPIIMISGKDDEVDKVVGLELGADDYITKPYGARELVARVRAMLRRTLMTEKAAAQKRRLSYPGLEVDLPTRTVECQGEAVHLTPKEFDLLYHLASHPRRVFRRDEIVEEVWGYAPSSGDLRTVDTHVKRLRKKLEEGRDVPWSLATVWGVGYRFDVSE; from the coding sequence ATGGACAAGGAGACCGTCCTACTGATCGAGGACCACGAAGCTGACCGGAAGATGGTGGCAACTGCGCTGGAGAAGGAGGGGTATCGGGTGGAGGCAGTCACCACGGGCGAGCAAGGGCTCGAAGCCCTCGCCCAACAGCGCCCCAACCTGGTGCTCCTGGACCTGATGCTCCCCGGGATGGACGGTCTCGAAGTGTGCCGGCAGATCCGCGGCAAGAGCGATCTGCCCATCATCATGATCAGCGGGAAGGATGATGAGGTGGACAAGGTCGTCGGCCTGGAGCTGGGCGCCGACGACTACATCACCAAGCCCTACGGGGCGCGCGAGCTGGTAGCTCGCGTCCGTGCCATGCTCCGCCGCACCCTCATGACCGAGAAGGCCGCTGCGCAGAAGCGCCGGCTCAGCTACCCCGGCCTGGAAGTGGACTTACCGACGCGCACCGTCGAGTGCCAGGGGGAAGCGGTGCACCTGACCCCCAAGGAGTTCGACCTGCTCTACCACCTCGCCTCACACCCCCGCCGCGTCTTCCGCCGCGATGAGATCGTCGAAGAGGTCTGGGGCTATGCCCCGTCCAGTGGCGACCTGCGCACCGTGGACACGCACGTCAAGCGCCTGCGCAAGAAGCTCGAAGAGGGACGGGACGTGCCCTGGTCGCTCGCCACCGTCTGGGGCGTCGGCTACCGGTTCGACGTGAGCGAATAG